GAAACTCAGCGTGGGGGGCTTTCACTGCGGAAGCGCCCCACGTCCTTTTGTTGACTCGTGGCGGAAGCCCTCCTCACGACCTCTCGTAGAAATCGTCCACATTACGTCTCACGTATCGCTTGATCAACGGCGAGTTCCGTTGAGGATATAAACCGCTTGTAATCCGACGATCGTCTTCCCATCTCGAATCGTGCCATCCTGAATCTTTGTGATCGCTTGCTCCAACGGCATTTCCACGATTTCCAACACCTCGTCCCGATCCAGATGCTGTTGCCCTTTCGTCAAATCGGTGGCTTTGTAGACATGGATCACTTCATCCGCGAAACCCGGTGCGGTGAAAATGCTCGAAAGCAATTGGAACGAGGATGCACGATAGCCGACTTCTTCCTCCAGTTCCCGTGCCGCACAATGCAACGGATCTTCACCGGGAGACAGTTTTCCCGCGGGAATCTCGTAAATGAATCCTCCGGCTGCGTGCCGGAACTGCCGGATCAACACAACCATACCGTCATCTTTGACTGGCACCACCGCAGCGGCGCCCGGATGACGGATCGTTTCAAGATCAACGGTTACCCCGTTCGGTAATTGGACAGTGTCAACATTCAGGGTAATGACCTTGCCGGTATAGATGTTGCGTACCATTGAATGTTCCCTTCCACTCATCGAGTTCACCGTTGGTCGGCCGTGGAGTCGAGGGCCCATGCCGGGTCATGGAGCAACGCGCTTGTAGAACGGCGGCTTGACGACTTTCGCCTGAACCAATTTTCCTCGGATGTCGATGAAGAGGTCCGTCCCAAGTTCGGCGTGCTCGGGAGATACATATCCTAGTCCAATTCCCTTCTGGAGAAGGGGAGATAGATTGCCGCTGGTGACTTCTCCGACGGGAGACGGCCGTGCCGATGCGGATAAAATCTTGAACCCGTGGCGAGGCACGCCCTTTTCGAGTAATTCGAATCCGACGAATCGGCGTATCAAGCCTGTTTGTTTTTGAGCCAGTAAGGCGGACT
The DNA window shown above is from Nitrospira sp. SG-bin1 and carries:
- a CDS encoding ADP-ribose pyrophosphatase, with amino-acid sequence MSGREHSMVRNIYTGKVITLNVDTVQLPNGVTVDLETIRHPGAAAVVPVKDDGMVVLIRQFRHAAGGFIYEIPAGKLSPGEDPLHCAARELEEEVGYRASSFQLLSSIFTAPGFADEVIHVYKATDLTKGQQHLDRDEVLEIVEMPLEQAITKIQDGTIRDGKTIVGLQAVYILNGTRR